In the Elioraea tepida genome, one interval contains:
- a CDS encoding AtzH-like domain-containing protein gives MEIDSPEVVAEVRAIIDRYETALMTNDVATLEALFWDDPRTVRMGVNEILVGMEAIRRFRRAQTGGYQARERLEVLVTTFGRDLGVTNIVYRRLATGLIGRETKILARLPGLGWRIVSAHVSLTPEGTPIER, from the coding sequence ATGGAGATCGACAGTCCCGAGGTGGTGGCTGAGGTTCGGGCGATCATCGACCGCTATGAGACGGCGCTGATGACGAACGACGTCGCGACGCTCGAGGCGCTGTTCTGGGACGATCCGCGCACGGTCCGGATGGGGGTGAACGAGATCCTGGTCGGGATGGAGGCGATCCGCCGCTTCCGGCGCGCGCAGACCGGCGGCTACCAGGCGCGCGAGCGGCTCGAAGTCCTGGTGACGACCTTCGGGCGCGATCTCGGCGTGACCAACATCGTCTATCGCCGCCTCGCCACCGGGCTGATCGGGCGCGAGACGAAGATCCTCGCGCGGCTGCCGGGCCTTGGCTGGCGGATCGTCTCGGCGCATGTCTCGCTCACGCCCGAAGGAACGCCGATCGAGCGCTGA